A genomic segment from Dechloromonas denitrificans encodes:
- a CDS encoding enoyl-CoA hydratase encodes MTQVVLTEIHGKVGLIRINRPEAMNALNNDVVDGIGAAVDAFEADENIGCIVITGNEKAFAAGADIGFMKDFDYMHAYKTDFITRNWERVKTARKPVIAAVAGFALGGGCEMAMMCDMIYAADTAKFGQPEIKLGTMPGAGGTQRLPRAIGKAKAMDMCLTGRMMDAAEAEKAGLVARIIPAEQLLEETLKAAQTIAGFSLPVAMMIKETVNRAYESSLNEGLLFERRVFHSAFALEDQKEGMAAFVEKRKPVFKNR; translated from the coding sequence ATGACACAAGTAGTCCTGACCGAAATCCACGGCAAAGTGGGTCTGATCCGCATCAACCGCCCGGAGGCGATGAATGCACTGAACAATGACGTAGTCGATGGCATCGGTGCCGCGGTCGACGCCTTCGAAGCCGACGAAAACATCGGCTGTATCGTCATCACCGGTAATGAGAAAGCCTTCGCCGCCGGAGCCGACATCGGCTTCATGAAGGACTTCGATTACATGCACGCCTACAAGACCGATTTCATCACCCGCAACTGGGAGCGCGTCAAAACTGCCCGCAAGCCGGTGATCGCTGCGGTGGCGGGCTTCGCGCTGGGCGGCGGCTGTGAAATGGCGATGATGTGCGACATGATCTATGCCGCCGACACCGCCAAGTTCGGCCAGCCGGAAATCAAGCTCGGCACCATGCCCGGCGCCGGCGGCACACAGCGCCTGCCGCGCGCCATCGGCAAGGCCAAAGCCATGGACATGTGCCTGACCGGGCGCATGATGGACGCTGCCGAAGCCGAAAAAGCCGGCCTGGTCGCCCGCATCATCCCGGCCGAACAGTTGCTCGAAGAAACCCTGAAGGCCGCCCAGACCATCGCCGGCTTCTCGCTGCCGGTGGCGATGATGATCAAGGAAACGGTCAACCGCGCCTACGAAAGCTCGCTCAACGAAGGTCTGCTGTTCGAGCGCCGCGTCTTCCACTCGGCTTTCGCACTGGAAGACCAGAAGGAAGGCATGGCCGCCTTCGTCGAGAAGCGCAAGCCGGTGTTCAAGAACCGCTAA
- a CDS encoding Pls/PosA family non-ribosomal peptide synthetase translates to MLENCPVPDQPGRLAGPDAPDLIRHEVLADLFEATAARLADKTALTFAGRQLSYGELNAAADRVASRLIADGVRPGQIVGLWLPRGIDLLVMQLGIAKTGAAWLPFDADTPVDRINVCLDDACAAGLVSHTPVSPLACRGWLSSELQAAHPGPLNHRHDARPEDPAYVIYTSGSTGKPKGILINQGAICHFLRSENAILGIRESDRVYQGFSVAFDMSFEEIWISYLVGATLWLAPKEVATDPEALPLALIKNRVSVLHAVPTLLALFNCDVPGLRLINLGGEACPQAIVERWANAGRQVFNTYGPTEATVSASLAELHPGQPVTIGRPLPNYGLLIVDAAVDQPLRLLSQGETGELCIAGPGVAAGYLGRPDLTAEKFLANPWAGTPHESRLYRTGDLARIDENGQIHCLGRTDDQVKIRGFRVELGEIEATLTRQPGVGTAAVILRQDEEIERLVAYLVLEENSATNAGTLRSALSETLPPYMVPAHFEMLDSMPRLTSGKIDRKALRARPLDMPAGLSGESDEPQTPTEEILFAALARLFPGQPIQRAADFFSDLGGHSLLAARLASSLRTETRFAGFSVRDIYLNRQIGRIVEALDATTELTSDSSAASWATPSPLKRWLCGIAQACILPLLVGLRMGQWLAPFFTYHFFTGDPGDSIARAVAVSVGVFLFATLLGFALAIAGKWLVAGRLKAGSYPLWGMTYFRWWLADRMIEGAPAYMLSGSPLMVWWLRALGARIGREALIGNITLRAHDLLEIGHGVSIGNAVNLENARVERGQLHLGRITLEDDANIGSYSVLEGNTRIRQAGHLEGQSALSDAQEIPASRIWSGSPARDVGPFEADALPPRPQVSGWRITGEAIFYVGGVLTTAILFFMPVFPSFMLVDWLDSDPGQPVPGIPWQLIKYFGFAFPGTAVLIIGTLLGSALFRWTLLPRLKAGRWAIHSRVYCSRWLVNQIQESSLNILHGIYATVYAPFWYRLLGAKVGRDAEISTAQGLVPDLLTLGDETFIADAVMLGDEEIDGGWMSIQPTIVSQRSFVGNGAFIPDGTILPENVLIGVHSRAPDNARMQPGDTWLGSPPINLPAREQTAGFPEALTFRPSRARRLGRALVEAFRIISPHALVIAVGYTVVLNVMPLAETGEWRAAFTALTLAGLLFGIGAFFFVVLFKWLFIGNYRKASAPMWTPFVWLSEAVTSLYEGIAVPNFMRYLRGTPWLPIALNMLGCRIGRGVYIDTTDVTEFDCVRIGEHSEINALACPQTHLFEDRVMKIDEVVIGKRVYMGPRSTVLYGAVVADNVRLGPLTLVMKGESLPAGSSWRGCPAAPARN, encoded by the coding sequence ATGCTCGAAAATTGCCCCGTTCCCGACCAGCCCGGCCGTCTCGCCGGCCCCGATGCCCCCGACCTGATCCGCCATGAAGTACTGGCCGATCTTTTTGAAGCAACGGCAGCGCGTCTGGCGGACAAAACGGCACTGACCTTTGCCGGTCGCCAACTCAGCTACGGCGAATTGAATGCAGCAGCCGACCGGGTTGCCTCGCGCCTGATCGCCGATGGCGTTCGTCCCGGCCAGATTGTCGGGCTGTGGCTGCCGCGCGGCATCGACCTGCTCGTCATGCAACTGGGCATTGCCAAGACCGGTGCTGCCTGGCTGCCTTTTGATGCCGATACGCCGGTCGACCGCATCAATGTCTGCCTCGACGATGCCTGCGCCGCCGGTTTGGTCAGCCACACGCCGGTCAGTCCGCTGGCTTGCCGCGGCTGGCTGAGCAGCGAACTGCAGGCGGCTCACCCGGGGCCGCTCAATCATCGCCATGACGCCCGGCCGGAAGATCCGGCCTACGTCATCTACACCTCCGGCTCGACCGGCAAACCAAAAGGCATCCTGATCAACCAGGGCGCCATCTGCCACTTCCTGCGCAGCGAGAATGCCATTCTCGGCATCCGGGAAAGCGATCGCGTCTATCAGGGCTTTTCGGTCGCCTTCGACATGTCCTTCGAGGAAATCTGGATCAGCTACCTGGTCGGCGCAACGCTCTGGCTCGCGCCCAAGGAAGTAGCGACCGATCCCGAAGCCCTGCCGCTAGCGCTGATCAAAAACCGGGTCAGCGTCCTGCATGCCGTCCCGACCTTGCTGGCACTGTTCAACTGCGACGTACCCGGTCTGCGGCTGATCAATCTCGGCGGTGAAGCCTGCCCGCAAGCCATCGTCGAACGCTGGGCCAACGCCGGTCGCCAGGTGTTCAATACCTACGGCCCGACCGAGGCGACCGTCTCGGCCAGCCTGGCCGAACTGCACCCCGGCCAGCCGGTCACCATCGGCCGGCCTTTGCCGAATTACGGCCTGCTGATCGTCGATGCTGCGGTCGACCAGCCTTTGCGCCTGCTTTCCCAAGGCGAAACCGGGGAGCTATGCATCGCCGGGCCGGGGGTCGCCGCAGGCTATCTTGGCCGCCCCGATCTGACCGCCGAGAAATTCCTCGCCAATCCGTGGGCCGGCACGCCGCATGAAAGCCGGCTCTACCGTACCGGCGATCTGGCACGCATCGATGAAAACGGTCAGATCCACTGCCTCGGGCGAACCGATGATCAGGTCAAGATCCGCGGTTTCCGCGTCGAACTCGGCGAGATCGAAGCCACCCTGACCCGCCAGCCGGGGGTCGGCACGGCGGCGGTCATCCTGCGCCAGGACGAGGAAATCGAGCGTTTGGTCGCCTACCTTGTGCTGGAGGAAAACAGCGCGACCAACGCCGGAACGCTGCGCAGCGCACTGAGCGAGACCTTGCCGCCCTATATGGTGCCGGCCCATTTCGAAATGCTCGACAGCATGCCGCGCCTGACTTCCGGCAAGATCGACCGCAAGGCGCTGCGCGCCCGGCCGCTCGACATGCCGGCCGGACTGAGCGGCGAGTCGGACGAGCCACAAACGCCGACCGAAGAAATCCTGTTTGCCGCCCTCGCCCGTTTGTTTCCCGGCCAGCCCATCCAACGGGCCGCCGATTTTTTCAGCGATCTCGGTGGCCATTCGCTGCTCGCCGCTCGCCTGGCTTCCAGTTTGCGGACAGAAACACGCTTCGCCGGATTCTCGGTCCGCGACATTTATCTCAATCGGCAAATCGGCAGGATTGTCGAAGCTCTCGACGCCACCACGGAACTGACCAGCGACAGCAGTGCGGCAAGCTGGGCCACTCCGTCGCCACTGAAACGCTGGCTGTGCGGCATTGCCCAGGCCTGCATCCTGCCCTTGCTGGTCGGCCTGCGCATGGGCCAGTGGCTGGCCCCGTTCTTCACCTACCATTTCTTCACCGGCGACCCCGGTGACTCGATTGCCCGCGCCGTCGCCGTTTCGGTCGGTGTCTTCCTCTTCGCGACGCTGCTCGGTTTCGCCCTGGCCATTGCCGGCAAGTGGCTGGTTGCCGGCCGTCTGAAAGCCGGCAGTTACCCACTCTGGGGGATGACCTATTTCCGCTGGTGGCTGGCCGACCGGATGATCGAAGGCGCACCGGCCTACATGCTCAGCGGCTCCCCCCTGATGGTCTGGTGGCTGCGCGCCTTGGGCGCCCGGATTGGCCGCGAAGCCCTGATCGGCAACATCACGCTGCGCGCCCATGACCTGCTTGAAATCGGCCACGGCGTGAGCATCGGCAATGCCGTCAATCTGGAAAATGCACGGGTCGAGCGCGGCCAGTTACACCTTGGCCGCATCACCCTGGAAGACGATGCCAACATCGGCTCCTATTCCGTCCTGGAAGGCAACACCCGCATCCGTCAGGCCGGCCATCTCGAAGGGCAATCCGCCCTGAGCGATGCACAGGAAATACCGGCTAGCCGTATCTGGAGCGGCTCGCCGGCCCGTGATGTCGGCCCCTTCGAGGCGGATGCGCTGCCTCCCAGGCCACAAGTTTCCGGCTGGCGAATTACCGGGGAAGCCATTTTTTATGTCGGCGGCGTGTTGACCACGGCAATCCTGTTTTTCATGCCGGTATTCCCCAGCTTCATGTTGGTCGACTGGCTGGACAGCGACCCGGGGCAGCCCGTGCCGGGCATTCCCTGGCAGCTGATCAAATATTTCGGCTTCGCCTTTCCGGGCACCGCCGTCCTGATCATCGGCACCCTGCTCGGTTCGGCACTTTTCCGCTGGACGCTGCTCCCCCGCCTGAAAGCCGGACGCTGGGCGATTCACAGCCGGGTCTATTGCAGCCGCTGGCTGGTCAACCAGATCCAGGAGTCCAGCCTGAATATCCTGCACGGCATCTATGCCACGGTCTACGCCCCATTCTGGTACAGATTGCTCGGCGCCAAGGTCGGACGTGATGCCGAAATCTCGACCGCCCAGGGCCTGGTGCCCGACCTGCTGACGCTCGGCGACGAAACCTTCATCGCCGATGCAGTCATGCTCGGCGATGAAGAAATCGATGGCGGCTGGATGTCGATCCAGCCAACCATCGTTTCGCAGCGCAGTTTCGTCGGCAACGGCGCCTTCATTCCGGATGGCACCATCCTGCCGGAAAACGTGCTGATCGGCGTTCATTCACGCGCACCGGACAATGCCCGGATGCAACCGGGCGACACCTGGCTCGGCTCACCACCCATCAACCTGCCAGCCCGCGAACAAACCGCCGGCTTCCCCGAAGCCCTGACTTTCCGCCCGTCACGCGCCCGCCGCCTGGGCCGCGCCCTGGTCGAAGCTTTCCGCATCATCTCGCCGCACGCGCTGGTCATTGCCGTCGGCTACACCGTCGTACTCAACGTCATGCCGCTGGCCGAAACCGGTGAGTGGCGCGCAGCCTTTACGGCCCTGACCCTGGCCGGACTGCTGTTCGGGATCGGCGCATTTTTCTTCGTCGTACTTTTCAAATGGCTGTTCATCGGCAATTACCGCAAAGCCTCGGCCCCGATGTGGACGCCGTTTGTCTGGCTGTCGGAAGCCGTCACCAGCCTGTACGAAGGCATCGCCGTCCCCAACTTCATGCGCTACCTGCGCGGGACGCCGTGGTTGCCGATCGCACTCAACATGCTGGGTTGCCGTATCGGACGCGGGGTTTATATCGACACCACCGATGTCACCGAATTCGATTGCGTCCGGATTGGCGAACACAGCGAAATCAACGCCCTGGCCTGCCCGCAAACCCATTTGTTTGAAGATCGCGTCATGAAAATTGACGAAGTGGTCATTGGCAAACGGGTTTACATGGGGCCACGCAGTACCGTGCTCTACGGTGCGGTGGTCGCCGACAATGTTCGCCTCGGACCACTGACACTGGTCATGAAGGGTGAAAGCCTGCCGGCCGGCTCAAGCTGGCGTGGCTGTCCTGCGGCGCCGGCCCGCAACTGA